The window CAATTCCAATTTTATTCGTTCTAAAGTAGTTGTTCGAATCCAGATTATATAAAAAGTTGagagtttaattttattaagttatttataaaataatactcgCATCTCATCACGTATTttaatatacatacaaaatataatttctataaCTACCGTGAATTAAGAAATTGATCCTGCGATGGTTATTCAAACAAACGCcacagtaatatatttttaaaggaAATCACCATGAATACAGTAGATAACTACAATTCAGCATATCACTCCATGTCAATTATAATTATTGCAGGAGAAAACTCACAACAAAATCGAcatcataataaatattatgtgaagCGATAAACTGAATTAATACGATAGTGTTTTTTTCCTTGTTTTAATTGTGCTGGTATATTGTTCCGAAATCACCCGAACCAGACTACTGTAAAacagttttttcttttttacttgtCAACAATGAAATGAATGAGACAACTCAATACTAGTTCAGCACTTTTGGCTGGGGctgtatataaaaaaacaagaacCACCCCTACCTTTAAGAAACACGTCTAAGCTACTTTACAACAAAAAATACAGTCAAGAAGCTGTGAGGGCAGTAACACATTTTTGCTCTTTTTTCTTTCCCGTTTCTTTGTTGATACTTCACAAATTTCTTTTGAACTAAAGTAGTAGGAGTATATAACTTAGTATCAATACACTAAAAGTTGATCTGTCGTCACAAAAAGACCTAGCTTGCACAGTTACTACCTTATCCACATTTTCCGTAAACCAAGAGTCGAGTATGTATAAAACACAGTTGAAGCCACAATCAATACCCCTATATAGATGCAAGCTGTTGTTGCACAAACATACATGTACCTGCAAGAGTACACGGGTATATCATATTCAGCGCCTCGAATGAACTAATAATGAAATACTAAGGTTGCATTTACTTGGATGGAATAGAAGGGGGGagaaaatggaatgaaaaattataaaaaagttttatggagaaataagaaattataagaCAATAGTGACCAATATGAGCAAGTCtagatattttttgatgaagGTTGTATAGAAACATGATGAAAAAGtagaatgagcattccttctaAAACATGACGGTTAGATTTCTAGTTTAGTTAGTTTGGAATGGAATGATAAAAGGAATCAAAATTGTAGACATTTTCTCTAGTCACCCCAAGTTTATAGTACAAATTcaattccattctcccctcattccattccatccaagtgaacgcgGCCTAGGTATTTGATTAACAGGAATAGTGATTATCACAAATCCTCTCTTTGCCTGATCAGCCTGAAGATTTAAAGATAAACTAACCCAGAACTTCATTTAGGTGACTTTTGTCTACTATATATATAGCAGTAAGCAATTAACTTTACCAAAGAGCTCCAGCTATGGTAAACCCTGTCATCCTCTAACTTTCAGAGGGCAGGAAAAGTATCCGACTAAATGGGGAAGATATCTTTTGTTAGAGAATAGTGATATATCTGCTAGCTAATCTTAACTACTTAAAAGGGATGAGACAGGTAAGGCCATGGCCCCACTTATGAGATAGACGTTATAGGTTGTTGggttaacaaaatatttttgcacCAGCTCGATTAGTGCTAAATTATGATGCAGATGGAGTCGCAACAATTCATCCCGTGTCTTGTGTGGATTTCAAAAAACACCGACTGATCTGATATTTACATtgcaaaaatttaaagaatatatTCTGGAAGTCATAATTGATCAAGACTAAATACAACACTAGGATGTCTTAGCATATGCAAATCAGACACTATGAATGATGATGGTCCTTGAATAGGGTTTCCGCATAGATTATGCCAAGATCAGCTAGCCAAAATCTATGGTATTATGCATTAGACACTTATGTAAGAGAATGAACAGAAAGTTATAAGTTTGACACAAAACATTCTACAAAGGATACTCTCATACCAAATAGCTTAGAAGTCAACATGCATCTATAAACACAATTCTCGGTTCAGTTGGACTTACTTGGGAGAAAAGACACTCCACACAAACAAATGATTCCTCATTAGTAGCAATATGGTGGTGTATGCAACCAAGAAAATTGAATTCAAGCCCAATGGAACCAGACAAGGATAGGCAAGAGTTGTCTTGAGCAAAAAATGGAGATCCACATCTTGAGCATTCACAAGGGAAATTTTGCTCCTACGAGAGAGATTTATTAACATGCTGAGAAGAGCTAACATGGGAGCCGCATAGGTGATCATGAACATTAAGATGCCAGAAAGTACTGTTGAATGGCTTGAGACTCCCTATATAAAAGAATACATATGAAATTACTCAAGATAATGTGATAGCAGTATTTAGTCATAAGAATGTATATTGGGGAAGGAAATTGCACCATGTAAGCTCCAGCAACATCTATTGTAGCTATAGTGTTAGTATTTCCAAGAGCAAAATGGCCTGCCATTCCCAAATAATATACAACAGCAACCTGCGcaaaaataagaagaagaatTAGTAActgtaattattttaaattttgactaCAGTTGTACAAAAACATAGTAGTTCATGTTTCAGAAAAGGCTTATAAAGCTTTCCAAAGCTTTTCAtggataaataatccattttATGTCACAAATGTGACACAACTGGTTTTTCTCTAAAATAATACACATTAAGTATTGCGCATTTCACTAGGCATTGATAATGGGTAGGCATATTCATTAACAATGTTAGTTTATTCAGAAGACCAACTCGGCGACTACCACTCTCTCGCTCGGTACTTTAATATATTGCTTGGAAGTTGGAAGCAAGATTCATGGCTTAAACAAAATCGGCTATTATCTTACATTCCAACTGAAAGTGTGGACTGCATACACTACAAGAATACACCTGGTATGTATGTGTATCAGAAGCCTATATATAACGAAAACAACATTGACAGACAGTTCTACTGAACTCCACTATAAGTTCGAATCATCTTTTCGCCTAGTGCTGACTTCGCAACAATATCAACAAGAAAACATTGAACATATATTGGCTATCACTAACCTCAACCCACTGTTTAGGTTCTGGGTCACTATTTGAAGAAGAGCACATGCTTGCAAGGATTTGCACAAGAAGCAACAATATTGGTGCCGAATTAATAGGTTGCTGTAGCAGCAGCTGAAGTAGGCCCCAGCATATAATGTATACTAAACCAATCAAATATAGAGAATCAGCAATGCCCACATGAAGAACATTATAATGATGGCTTGAGCAACCCTTAGGATTTCGAACAGGCATGAACCACGGTACTGCAACTACAATTCCAAATGTAGTAGTACCAAGGGTTGCATAGATTATTTGTACCAATAGGGTAGCATTATTGCTAGATGCTGGGACCCCACTGCTCtggtaattaattatatattggaGAACTAAAATCGCTGGAAACAAAAAGGACAATCCAACAACTATGACAAACCGTTTACTTGGCCGTAAAAATGAAAGAGCATAGAAGCCTGAGGTGGTTAGTAGGAGCAAAGAAACCAGCTGGACTGGTTTTATATAGGCTGTTCCTTCACTCTCAAGCCACTTAGATATGTCTGGAAAATTTGTCCAGTTAACACCGCCTTGATGCCAGCCTCTCAGAATCCTACCAGATATAAGAACAAAAATAATCGAGGACATTTGGATAAATCTTCTCTTGATTTGTCTTTCCATGAAATTGCCTTGATCTTGTGTGTTTACAGATGAGATAGACTGTACTGCCTTTCTGagcaataaaaaataaagtgtGGATGTCATGAAATGCCATATATACTGCTCTTCTTCAATGAGAGAGCTAGACCCCATACTTAACACAAGGAAACAAACAATAGCCATCACAAATATCTCATCCATATGCCACTTGTGCATCCTGCTACTGAAGTGAGATGTTCGGTCTTCTTTGATCATACAAACATCTTGTTCTAGCTGGTAAAGAAGGCTTAGCAGGATCAAAGATGATAAAATCATTCCCGTCAACCCGAAAGCAAGCAGTCCAACAGGTTTCTGCAAGATTTACAATTTAGTAAGTTTTACAATAAATATTGAATCTGGACTTGTACCAGTAACTTTCAAGAAGTATATAGAAATGTCTGCATTTATCTGTATTTCAGTATGAGATGTCCAGTCTTCATTATTGTGGAGAAGGACTTACATTGGTTGCTCTACGTGATAACCACTCACTTGCGGTTCTTAAGAAATCATTATATGCCAAGACTGTGCTTCTATAGTCCTCAACTTTATTAGACCTGTTAAATTGTCAAGGCAACAGAGAATTCAGCAATTTGTCGAGACAAACTTGTCTCCTTCAGAAAAGAATTAATAAATCACCCCAAAACTTGACAAGATTTCCAGGCCTTGTGAAGATCTGCAGCTTTTATGTATAAGCAACAAAAAATCTCCTCTGTGTTGCCATCACATTCACCAATGTCATTACCAGGGCCATCCTTATCAACACCACATGAGCTGCTACATGATAAATCAGGTAACTGTGCTTGTAGTAGCCTGAATAGCTGCCATGTATTTAGTTCCAGTGCTCTTAGTTGTTGCGCAGCTGTACAATAAAGCACAGCAATAGTAAGTACATGCAGTATTCTAGAGAAATGTTCTTTAAATATTCTGAATGCTAGTACAGTATAAGAGACAGATTATTAGGACTGAAGCaagtaaaatatcaaataaagtGTTTGCTTAGtttcttattatttatataaacaaaaaaatctttttccaaattggaaaaaaaaaaaaaaaaaagcagcaaTATTCTTGAAAGCAGTGGCAGATAGTAAAACTAATACCTCCAACCCCCCATTATTTTGAGAAATATAGTAGAGAAAGGACAAAAGAATACTACTCTGGACATCGGGCTCCCCCTAGGCCCAATCTAGAAGGCCCACCTGCCTTATCCTTAAGCCCATTTTACGGATCATTCCAACCTATGCTCTGGACATCGGGCTCCCCCTAGGCCCAAACTGGAAGGCCCACCTGCCTTATCCTTAAGCCCGTTTTACAGATCATTCCGATCTAAGACCACTTGTTGGGCCACCTAGGCGAGGCGGGATCCCCCTTAAACCCATACTGGAAGTCCGTCTGGACATCTGGCTCCCCCTAGGCCCAAGTTGAAAGGCCCACCTGCCTTACCCTTAAACCCATTTTACGGATCATTCCAacctgataccacttgttgggccAGCTAGGCGAGACGGGATCCCCTGCCTTATCCTTAAGCCCATTTTACGGATCATTCCAacctgataccacttgttgggccAGCTAGGCGAGGCGGGATCCCATACTAGAAGTCCGTTCCCCCTAGGCCCACCTGCCTTATCCTTAAGCCCATTTTACAAATCATTCCGACCTGATGCCACTTGTTGGGCCAGCTAGGCGAGACGGGATCCCCTGCCTTATCCTTAAGCCCATTTTACGGATCATTCCAACCTGATGCCACTTGTTGGGTCAGCTAGGCGAGACGGGATCCCCCGCCTTATCCTTAAGCCCATTTTACGGATCATTCCAacctgataccacttgttgggccAGCTAGGCGAGCCTAACTCCACAATAATATGATATTGTCCATTATGGGCCGAGCCTGCACGGCTTTGTTTTTGGGCACCTACCAAAAAGCCTCGTACTATTGGAGTTGTTCGGGCTGGCTTATATTCTAGCTTTCTGCCCCTCCCACAACCGAGgtgggacaactcctaacaaAACTCAGTCTAAGACACATACAAACTATCGCCGTAGAATTGTTTAAAGCCTGAAGAGCTGATGGCCAACTATCTATCGTAATCTCAGCTATCAATATTTTTGAGCTTCAGGAAGcatatttaaattgaaaaagGTCTTCATGTTTTGATTTcttataatttaattcttgacATTGGTCGTGCCTGGTTTTAAGTTGAATGGAGTGGAACAAAATGAAATGTGAAGAAAGCTAAGGAATA of the Daucus carota subsp. sativus chromosome 4, DH1 v3.0, whole genome shotgun sequence genome contains:
- the LOC108217623 gene encoding GPI ethanolamine phosphate transferase 2 isoform X2 encodes the protein MSTLTCTKLTLLTLAAVVIQIIGLSLFVLGFFPVKPALSGVSGPESFTSPVCPSAEDHNFTIQSPDELKSLYLELSNISPSYDRLILMVVDGLPAEFVLGRDDRPAPEIFRKSMPYTQSLLDRGVATGYHAKAAPPTVTMPRLKAMVSGSVGGFLDVALNFNTQELLDDNLIGQFFKIGWKMVMLGDETWLKLFPRSFTRHDGVHSFFVKDTVQVDHNVSRHLDAELLMIDWKLLMLVSDHGMTENGNHGGASYEEADALMLLIGLRDYDRRPSTHKTVNQVDITPTLALLFGVPIPINSAGILIADTLKSLEAAQQLRALELNTWQLFRLLQAQLPDLSCSSSCGVDKDGPGNDIGECDGNTEEIFCCLYIKAADLHKAWKSCQVLGSNKVEDYRSTVLAYNDFLRTASEWLSRRATNKPVGLLAFGLTGMILSSLILLSLLYQLEQDVCMIKEDRTSHFSSRMHKWHMDEIFVMAIVCFLVLSMGSSSLIEEEQYIWHFMTSTLYFLLLRKAVQSISSVNTQDQGNFMERQIKRRFIQMSSIIFVLISGRILRGWHQGGVNWTNFPDISKWLESEGTAYIKPVQLVSLLLLTTSGFYALSFLRPSKRFVIVVGLSFLFPAILVLQYIINYQSSGVPASSNNATLLVQIIYATLGTTTFGIVVAVPWFMPVRNPKGCSSHHYNVLHVGIADSLYLIGLVYIICWGLLQLLLQQPINSAPILLLLVQILASMCSSSNSDPEPKQWVEVAVVYYLGMAGHFALGNTNTIATIDVAGAYMGVSSHSTVLSGILMFMITYAAPMLALLSMLINLSRRSKISLVNAQDVDLHFLLKTTLAYPCLVPLGLNSIFLVAYTTILLLMRNHLFVWSVFSPKYMYVCATTACIYIGVLIVASTVFYTYSTLGLRKMWIR
- the LOC108217623 gene encoding GPI ethanolamine phosphate transferase 2 isoform X1 — protein: MSTLTCTKLTLLTLAAVVIQIIGLSLFVLGFFPVKPALSGVSGPESFTSPVCPSAEDHNFTIQSPDELKSLYLELSNISPSYDRLILMVVDGLPAEFVLGRDDRPAPEIFRKSMPYTQSLLDRGVATGYHAKAAPPTVTMPRLKAMVSGSVGGFLDVALNFNTQELLDDNLIGQFFKIGWKMVMLGDETWLKLFPRSFTRHDGVHSFFVKDTVQVDHNVSRHLDAELLMIDWKLLILHYLGLDHVGHTGGRNSVLMGPKLEEMDEVIKKIHRSMVQNKHGRTLLMLVSDHGMTENGNHGGASYEEADALMLLIGLRDYDRRPSTHKTVNQVDITPTLALLFGVPIPINSAGILIADTLKSLEAAQQLRALELNTWQLFRLLQAQLPDLSCSSSCGVDKDGPGNDIGECDGNTEEIFCCLYIKAADLHKAWKSCQVLGSNKVEDYRSTVLAYNDFLRTASEWLSRRATNKPVGLLAFGLTGMILSSLILLSLLYQLEQDVCMIKEDRTSHFSSRMHKWHMDEIFVMAIVCFLVLSMGSSSLIEEEQYIWHFMTSTLYFLLLRKAVQSISSVNTQDQGNFMERQIKRRFIQMSSIIFVLISGRILRGWHQGGVNWTNFPDISKWLESEGTAYIKPVQLVSLLLLTTSGFYALSFLRPSKRFVIVVGLSFLFPAILVLQYIINYQSSGVPASSNNATLLVQIIYATLGTTTFGIVVAVPWFMPVRNPKGCSSHHYNVLHVGIADSLYLIGLVYIICWGLLQLLLQQPINSAPILLLLVQILASMCSSSNSDPEPKQWVEVAVVYYLGMAGHFALGNTNTIATIDVAGAYMGVSSHSTVLSGILMFMITYAAPMLALLSMLINLSRRSKISLVNAQDVDLHFLLKTTLAYPCLVPLGLNSIFLVAYTTILLLMRNHLFVWSVFSPKYMYVCATTACIYIGVLIVASTVFYTYSTLGLRKMWIR
- the LOC108217623 gene encoding GPI ethanolamine phosphate transferase 2 isoform X4; its protein translation is MPYTQSLLDRGVATGYHAKAAPPTVTMPRLKAMVSGSVGGFLDVALNFNTQELLDDNLIGQFFKIGWKMVMLGDETWLKLFPRSFTRHDGVHSFFVKDTVQVDHNVSRHLDAELLMIDWKLLILHYLGLDHVGHTGGRNSVLMGPKLEEMDEVIKKIHRSMVQNKHGRTLLMLVSDHGMTENGNHGGASYEEADALMLLIGLRDYDRRPSTHKTVNQVDITPTLALLFGVPIPINSAGILIADTLKSLEAAQQLRALELNTWQLFRLLQAQLPDLSCSSSCGVDKDGPGNDIGECDGNTEEIFCCLYIKAADLHKAWKSCQVLGSNKVEDYRSTVLAYNDFLRTASEWLSRRATNKPVGLLAFGLTGMILSSLILLSLLYQLEQDVCMIKEDRTSHFSSRMHKWHMDEIFVMAIVCFLVLSMGSSSLIEEEQYIWHFMTSTLYFLLLRKAVQSISSVNTQDQGNFMERQIKRRFIQMSSIIFVLISGRILRGWHQGGVNWTNFPDISKWLESEGTAYIKPVQLVSLLLLTTSGFYALSFLRPSKRFVIVVGLSFLFPAILVLQYIINYQSSGVPASSNNATLLVQIIYATLGTTTFGIVVAVPWFMPVRNPKGCSSHHYNVLHVGIADSLYLIGLVYIICWGLLQLLLQQPINSAPILLLLVQILASMCSSSNSDPEPKQWVEVAVVYYLGMAGHFALGNTNTIATIDVAGAYMGVSSHSTVLSGILMFMITYAAPMLALLSMLINLSRRSKISLVNAQDVDLHFLLKTTLAYPCLVPLGLNSIFLVAYTTILLLMRNHLFVWSVFSPKYMYVCATTACIYIGVLIVASTVFYTYSTLGLRKMWIR
- the LOC108217623 gene encoding GPI ethanolamine phosphate transferase 2 isoform X3; amino-acid sequence: MQELSNISPSYDRLILMVVDGLPAEFVLGRDDRPAPEIFRKSMPYTQSLLDRGVATGYHAKAAPPTVTMPRLKAMVSGSVGGFLDVALNFNTQELLDDNLIGQFFKIGWKMVMLGDETWLKLFPRSFTRHDGVHSFFVKDTVQVDHNVSRHLDAELLMIDWKLLILHYLGLDHVGHTGGRNSVLMGPKLEEMDEVIKKIHRSMVQNKHGRTLLMLVSDHGMTENGNHGGASYEEADALMLLIGLRDYDRRPSTHKTVNQVDITPTLALLFGVPIPINSAGILIADTLKSLEAAQQLRALELNTWQLFRLLQAQLPDLSCSSSCGVDKDGPGNDIGECDGNTEEIFCCLYIKAADLHKAWKSCQVLGSNKVEDYRSTVLAYNDFLRTASEWLSRRATNKPVGLLAFGLTGMILSSLILLSLLYQLEQDVCMIKEDRTSHFSSRMHKWHMDEIFVMAIVCFLVLSMGSSSLIEEEQYIWHFMTSTLYFLLLRKAVQSISSVNTQDQGNFMERQIKRRFIQMSSIIFVLISGRILRGWHQGGVNWTNFPDISKWLESEGTAYIKPVQLVSLLLLTTSGFYALSFLRPSKRFVIVVGLSFLFPAILVLQYIINYQSSGVPASSNNATLLVQIIYATLGTTTFGIVVAVPWFMPVRNPKGCSSHHYNVLHVGIADSLYLIGLVYIICWGLLQLLLQQPINSAPILLLLVQILASMCSSSNSDPEPKQWVEVAVVYYLGMAGHFALGNTNTIATIDVAGAYMGVSSHSTVLSGILMFMITYAAPMLALLSMLINLSRRSKISLVNAQDVDLHFLLKTTLAYPCLVPLGLNSIFLVAYTTILLLMRNHLFVWSVFSPKYMYVCATTACIYIGVLIVASTVFYTYSTLGLRKMWIR